A single genomic interval of Thermodesulfobacteriota bacterium harbors:
- a CDS encoding NADH:flavin oxidoreductase: MDVLFSPGRIGSLELKNRMIRSASHEGLADRRGAPTERQFQFYKRFIEGGIGLIITGYAGIMQNGKSALYHMTMIDSDELIPAHRTMVNNIHDIEGKIVLQIAHCGRQTLSSETGEAALVSPSSVPSRFYKEVPRELSEPEIAEIIENFAAAARRAKTAGYDGVQIHAAHGYLLSTFLSRHSNKRTDRWGGHLENRFRIVGETLRAVRDAVGRDYPVFIKLNSFEKARDGIRPDECVRFSRMVEDTGCCDAIELSAGSNEESFYMARGQFPTEGILKYLRPYCKMGRVVKSLIRHVVSPVLSRIQPPFREGYNLETAARVKKAVSLPVITVGGMRSKAFMEAAIREGKTDFVSMARPLLLEPDLANKFKTGESSVARCDNCNICFVATDTVPIRCHKDEFEGR, encoded by the coding sequence ATGGATGTGTTGTTTAGCCCCGGCAGGATAGGATCGCTTGAATTAAAAAACAGAATGATACGTTCTGCCTCTCATGAGGGACTTGCGGACAGAAGAGGCGCCCCGACAGAGAGACAATTTCAATTTTATAAGCGGTTTATAGAAGGCGGCATCGGGCTAATTATTACCGGTTATGCAGGTATAATGCAGAATGGCAAGAGCGCCCTCTACCACATGACAATGATCGACTCAGACGAGCTGATACCTGCGCACAGGACTATGGTCAACAATATACACGACATCGAAGGGAAGATAGTGCTTCAGATCGCCCATTGCGGAAGGCAGACACTATCCTCGGAAACAGGCGAAGCCGCACTGGTGTCGCCTTCGTCTGTCCCGAGCCGTTTTTATAAAGAGGTGCCCCGGGAACTGTCTGAACCTGAAATCGCCGAGATCATCGAAAATTTCGCCGCGGCGGCCCGAAGGGCGAAGACTGCCGGATATGACGGCGTTCAGATACACGCCGCGCACGGCTATCTCCTGTCCACCTTCCTGTCAAGGCATTCCAATAAAAGGACCGACCGCTGGGGAGGACACCTGGAGAACAGGTTTAGAATAGTGGGCGAGACCCTTCGGGCCGTGCGGGATGCCGTGGGCCGGGACTACCCGGTCTTTATTAAACTGAACTCATTCGAAAAAGCCCGGGACGGGATAAGACCCGATGAATGTGTTCGTTTTTCAAGAATGGTGGAAGACACGGGTTGTTGCGACGCCATCGAGCTCAGCGCCGGAAGCAACGAGGAGAGTTTCTACATGGCACGGGGTCAATTTCCTACCGAAGGCATCCTCAAGTATTTGAGACCGTACTGCAAGATGGGCAGGGTGGTCAAATCCCTCATAAGACACGTGGTCTCCCCGGTGCTTTCCAGAATCCAGCCGCCCTTCAGGGAAGGCTATAACCTGGAGACTGCGGCCAGGGTAAAGAAGGCGGTCTCATTACCTGTTATTACGGTAGGGGGCATGAGATCAAAGGCCTTTATGGAGGCGGCTATCAGGGAGGGCAAGACAGATTTCGTCTCTATGGCGAGGCCGCTTCTGCTTGAGCCGGATCTGGCAAATAAGTTCAAGACGGGCGAGAGCTCGGTTGCCAGATGCGACAACTGCAATATCTGTTTCGTCGCCACGGACACCGTGCCCATCCGTTGCCATAAGGACGAATTCGAGGGGCGGTGA